One Psychrosphaera aestuarii DNA window includes the following coding sequences:
- a CDS encoding aminotransferase class V-fold PLP-dependent enzyme has product MLPVLRILLIEHDPVTLQDISTNLSKSIPNFERDDIQIDIIESLDLSQALNCVKEDGDIQAVVLSWDIHNTAGEKIYSHFIEELKAIRLELPVYVIGDDTKGLEIVNESEEIESYFFKDEVISDPEAILGYMINDFDDRSETPFWTAYRRYVGESNDSWHTPGHSGGSSFRNSPYIKDFYQFYGRNVFVGDLSVSVDSLGSLSDSTNTIGRAQESAAATFEVNHTYFVTNGSSTSNKIILQTLLRKGDKVIIDRNCHKSVHYGILQSASFPIYLASILNPKYGIFAPPSLADIKLTIDQNTDAKLLVLTGCTYDGLLSDLKQIVDYAHQNGIKVFIDEAWFAYSLFHPNFRYYSAIHAGADYITHSAHKVVSAFSQASYIHINDPDFDADFFREIYSIYASTSPKYQLIASLDVCQKQLEMEGYKLLNGLLNHVGEFKQQMASLKKIKVLGKEDFMKIFPHFSGDNMGHDPLKILIDISELPYSLKDIHKYLLDEIGLEIEKYTHSTILVLLTLGGTRSKIIRLYNALKKLDSGKVKLSKSTRKSRLPENLPAIDLACIPSDAFYGERESVPMSKANNRICAGLVTPYPPGIPLLVPGQNITNDHIEYLQELASQGLTIQGSFDGEIYVLKK; this is encoded by the coding sequence ATGTTACCTGTACTTCGTATCTTGTTAATTGAGCATGATCCTGTAACCCTACAAGATATCTCAACTAATTTATCGAAATCTATTCCAAACTTTGAACGAGATGATATTCAAATAGATATCATTGAATCTCTAGATCTATCTCAGGCACTGAACTGTGTAAAGGAAGATGGCGATATTCAAGCGGTTGTTCTTAGTTGGGATATACATAATACAGCTGGCGAGAAAATATATAGCCACTTTATTGAAGAGTTAAAGGCAATTCGCCTAGAGTTGCCGGTTTATGTTATTGGTGACGACACGAAAGGGCTGGAGATCGTTAACGAGTCTGAGGAAATAGAATCTTATTTCTTTAAAGATGAAGTAATCTCAGATCCTGAAGCGATTTTAGGCTATATGATCAACGACTTCGATGATCGCTCAGAAACGCCATTTTGGACGGCTTACCGTCGATACGTAGGAGAGTCGAATGATTCTTGGCATACGCCAGGACATAGTGGTGGCTCTAGTTTTAGAAATTCACCATATATCAAAGACTTTTATCAGTTTTATGGCCGCAATGTGTTTGTTGGCGATTTGTCGGTGTCGGTAGACTCACTGGGCTCTTTATCTGATAGCACAAACACCATTGGACGCGCGCAAGAATCAGCCGCGGCAACATTTGAAGTCAATCACACGTACTTTGTTACTAATGGCTCCTCTACTTCGAATAAGATTATCTTACAAACATTGTTGCGTAAGGGAGATAAGGTAATCATTGACCGTAATTGTCACAAATCCGTACATTATGGCATTTTGCAATCGGCAAGTTTTCCTATCTATTTGGCAAGTATACTAAATCCCAAATACGGCATTTTTGCCCCGCCATCGTTGGCCGATATTAAGTTAACAATTGATCAAAACACAGATGCTAAGTTATTGGTTCTTACGGGTTGTACTTACGACGGTTTACTTAGCGATTTGAAGCAGATTGTTGATTATGCTCACCAAAACGGCATCAAGGTATTTATTGATGAGGCATGGTTTGCATATTCATTGTTCCATCCAAATTTCCGTTATTACTCGGCTATACACGCGGGCGCCGACTACATAACTCACTCGGCGCATAAAGTCGTATCGGCGTTCTCACAAGCGTCTTATATTCACATTAACGATCCTGACTTTGATGCCGATTTCTTTAGAGAAATTTACAGTATATACGCGAGCACGTCGCCTAAATATCAGCTTATTGCGTCTTTGGATGTTTGCCAAAAACAATTGGAGATGGAAGGGTATAAATTACTCAACGGATTATTGAATCATGTTGGAGAGTTTAAACAACAGATGGCGTCACTCAAAAAAATTAAAGTGCTTGGTAAAGAAGACTTTATGAAAATATTTCCACACTTTAGTGGTGATAATATGGGACACGATCCGTTAAAAATTCTTATCGACATTAGCGAACTACCATATTCATTAAAGGATATTCATAAATATCTATTAGATGAGATTGGATTAGAGATAGAAAAATATACTCACAGCACCATCTTGGTTTTACTAACACTTGGCGGTACTCGATCAAAAATCATACGCTTGTACAATGCGTTGAAAAAATTAGACAGCGGCAAGGTTAAGCTATCAAAATCCACAAGAAAATCTCGCTTGCCAGAAAACCTACCTGCTATAGACCTAGCATGTATTCCAAGTGATGCGTTTTATGGTGAGCGTGAATCTGTGCCAATGAGTAAGGCTAATAACCGAATCTGTGCCGGCTTGGTGACACCATATCCACCAGGGATTCCATTACTCGTACCGGGACAAAATATCACTAATGACCACATCGAATACTTACAAGAGTTAGCGAGTCAAGGGCTGACCATTCAAGGCAGCTTCGATGGTGAGATTTATGTTCTTAAAAAATAA